One genomic segment of Amycolatopsis sp. WQ 127309 includes these proteins:
- a CDS encoding LamG-like jellyroll fold domain-containing protein, with the protein MRRAASVLLALLVALGVASGTPPAGAAEPVHGLKAEYFTPSSPDAHDFADLAGTALDSEVDHPDLTSVFGLVTGRTEHTTARWTGQIAVPQTGAYTFYAIGDNGFRLFIDGAPVIDHWVGDWDTEQTGAPVTLTAGKQYGFKLEMFQDTGGANMFLRWSSAAIAKQIVPLSAFTPPADYQVVPRTAEVSQDGRTLTAGFDGRVSGSDDLKDHLRIDVDATPMPVSLVTANRDRVTIRLAERVLKGQRVSVYYDGAGALAVNGTKIGKVIRSAANASTERLRTTWGENVDTRHPLPEYPRPQLERDKWVNLNGPWEFSAAKEGQQPAFGKRLPEKVVVPYPIESQLSGLERHEDHMFYRRTVTVPRDWKIGGGQRLKLNFGAVDYQAKVWVNGKVVAEHTGGYTAFSADITDALKRGDEQEIVVAVTDTTGPYQPKGKQSPNPGGIFYTPSSGIWQTVWLEPVADKGIDEIKTTPDLTTSSLALNVKSAGTATVTAVAKDARGRQVGTVSGPANANLKLAVPNPHLWTPDDPYLYQLEIKLGGDKVKSYFGMRSTGITNVGGIPKLTLNGKPFFSLMQLDQGFYPDGLNTAPSDDALVFDLKAQKDLGFNAVRKHIKVEPARWYYHADQLGLLVWQDFVSLDDGNNPAAQQAWLSQGLEEMHQLQNYPSVYAWVVFNEGWGEWDKTATGRIADQVKAADPSRIVNAHSGVNCCASKGDSGRGDVIDHHDYNNTDPAASDGRRVAMDGEHGGFTLRTPGHQWPGAPIAIYSGVADKAALTAKYVDNTRTFYLGQARAELSASVYTQVTDLEGELNGLWTYDRKRLKVDPGPVREINRRVIEAGANAGKPYPYAGKGEWNLDERRGTTAKDSSGGNNPLTLTPTGAAFQDGALQFTGGSADTYGPVVDTTGDYTVSAKVRLDELPGNYATAVSQDGRDRESPFYLQYGQGAFAFSTPGGNRARYEVVPEIGRWYELTGVRAGTEIRLYVDGVKVATAPAGPAVAGTGAFTLGRAKYNGGNTDFWRGAIDDVDVVGKALTDAEVAQLP; encoded by the coding sequence ATGAGAAGAGCCGCTTCCGTCCTCCTCGCCTTGCTGGTGGCGCTGGGCGTGGCGTCGGGAACGCCGCCCGCAGGTGCCGCCGAGCCCGTGCACGGCCTGAAGGCCGAGTACTTCACGCCGTCGTCGCCGGACGCGCACGACTTCGCCGACCTGGCCGGCACCGCGCTCGACTCGGAGGTCGACCACCCGGACCTGACCTCGGTGTTCGGGTTGGTCACCGGGCGCACGGAGCACACGACCGCCCGGTGGACCGGGCAGATCGCCGTGCCGCAGACCGGCGCCTACACGTTCTACGCCATCGGCGACAACGGGTTCCGGCTGTTCATCGACGGCGCCCCGGTGATCGACCACTGGGTCGGCGACTGGGACACCGAGCAGACCGGCGCGCCGGTCACGCTGACCGCCGGCAAGCAGTACGGCTTCAAGCTGGAGATGTTCCAGGACACCGGCGGCGCCAACATGTTCCTGCGCTGGTCGAGCGCGGCCATCGCGAAGCAGATCGTGCCGCTGTCGGCGTTCACGCCGCCGGCCGATTACCAGGTCGTGCCGCGCACGGCGGAGGTGTCCCAGGACGGCCGCACGCTCACGGCCGGCTTCGACGGCCGCGTCTCGGGCTCGGACGACTTGAAGGACCACCTGCGGATCGACGTCGATGCGACGCCGATGCCGGTCTCGCTCGTCACGGCGAACCGCGACCGAGTCACGATCCGGCTGGCCGAGAGGGTCCTGAAGGGCCAGCGAGTCAGCGTCTACTACGACGGCGCCGGCGCGCTCGCGGTGAACGGCACGAAGATCGGCAAGGTCATCCGCAGTGCCGCGAACGCGTCGACGGAACGGCTCCGGACGACGTGGGGCGAGAACGTCGACACGCGCCACCCGTTGCCGGAGTACCCGCGGCCGCAGCTCGAGCGCGACAAGTGGGTCAACCTCAACGGCCCGTGGGAGTTCTCGGCCGCCAAGGAGGGCCAGCAGCCTGCGTTCGGCAAGCGGCTGCCCGAGAAGGTGGTCGTGCCCTACCCGATCGAGTCGCAGCTCTCCGGGCTCGAACGGCACGAGGACCACATGTTCTACCGCCGCACGGTCACCGTCCCGCGCGACTGGAAGATCGGCGGCGGGCAGCGCCTCAAGCTCAACTTCGGCGCGGTCGACTACCAGGCCAAGGTGTGGGTGAACGGCAAGGTCGTGGCCGAGCACACCGGCGGTTACACGGCGTTCAGCGCCGACATCACCGACGCGCTCAAGCGCGGTGACGAGCAGGAGATCGTCGTCGCCGTCACCGACACGACCGGCCCGTACCAGCCCAAGGGCAAGCAGTCCCCCAACCCCGGCGGCATCTTCTACACCCCGTCGTCGGGCATCTGGCAGACGGTGTGGCTGGAACCGGTGGCGGACAAGGGCATCGACGAGATCAAGACGACTCCCGACCTCACCACCAGCTCGCTGGCGCTGAACGTCAAGTCCGCGGGCACCGCCACCGTCACGGCGGTCGCCAAGGACGCGCGCGGCCGGCAGGTCGGCACGGTCAGCGGACCGGCGAACGCGAACCTGAAGCTGGCCGTGCCCAACCCGCACCTGTGGACGCCGGACGACCCGTACCTGTACCAGCTGGAGATCAAGCTGGGCGGCGACAAGGTCAAGAGCTACTTCGGCATGCGGTCCACCGGCATCACGAACGTCGGCGGTATCCCCAAGCTGACGCTCAACGGCAAGCCGTTCTTCTCCCTGATGCAGCTGGACCAGGGCTTCTACCCGGACGGCCTGAACACCGCACCGAGCGACGACGCCCTCGTCTTCGACCTGAAGGCGCAGAAGGACCTCGGCTTCAACGCCGTCCGCAAGCACATCAAGGTCGAGCCGGCCCGCTGGTACTACCACGCGGATCAGCTGGGACTGCTGGTGTGGCAGGACTTCGTGTCCCTCGACGACGGCAACAACCCCGCGGCGCAGCAGGCGTGGCTCAGCCAGGGCCTGGAGGAGATGCACCAGCTGCAGAACTACCCGTCGGTCTACGCCTGGGTCGTGTTCAACGAGGGTTGGGGCGAGTGGGACAAGACGGCCACCGGCCGGATCGCCGACCAGGTCAAGGCGGCCGACCCGAGCCGGATCGTCAACGCCCACAGCGGGGTGAACTGCTGTGCGTCCAAGGGCGACTCGGGCCGCGGTGACGTCATCGACCACCACGACTACAACAACACCGACCCGGCCGCCTCGGACGGCAGGCGCGTCGCGATGGACGGCGAGCACGGCGGCTTCACGCTGCGCACGCCGGGTCACCAGTGGCCGGGTGCGCCGATCGCGATCTACAGCGGCGTGGCGGACAAGGCGGCGCTGACGGCGAAGTACGTCGACAACACCCGCACGTTCTACCTCGGGCAGGCCAGGGCCGAGCTGTCGGCTTCGGTCTACACGCAGGTCACCGACCTGGAAGGCGAGCTCAACGGGCTCTGGACCTACGACCGCAAGCGCCTCAAGGTCGACCCCGGTCCCGTCCGCGAGATCAACCGGCGCGTGATCGAGGCGGGTGCCAACGCGGGCAAGCCCTATCCCTACGCGGGCAAGGGCGAGTGGAACCTCGACGAGCGCCGGGGAACGACCGCGAAGGACTCGAGCGGCGGCAACAACCCGCTGACGCTCACCCCGACCGGTGCGGCGTTCCAGGACGGCGCGCTGCAGTTCACCGGTGGCTCCGCCGACACCTACGGCCCGGTCGTCGACACGACCGGTGACTACACCGTGTCCGCGAAGGTGCGGCTCGACGAGCTGCCCGGCAACTACGCGACCGCGGTGAGCCAGGACGGCCGGGACCGGGAAAGCCCGTTCTACCTGCAGTACGGGCAGGGCGCGTTCGCGTTCAGCACGCCCGGCGGCAACCGGGCCCGGTACGAGGTCGTGCCGGAGATCGGCCGCTGGTACGAACTGACGGGAGTGCGGGCCGGCACCGAGATCCGGCTCTACGTGGACGGCGTGAAGGTCGCGACGGCCCCGGCCGGACCGGCCGTCGCCGGCACCGGCGCGTTCACGCTCGGACGGGCGAAGTACAACGGCGGCAACACCGACTTCTGGCGCGGCGCGATCGACGACGTCGACGTGGTCGGCAAGGCGCTGACGGACGCGGAGGTGGCCCAGCTCCCTTGA
- a CDS encoding fumarylacetoacetate hydrolase family protein — MSHLVRFTDGTGDIRVGLLTDEQLRPLAVASMRDLLRHTVAEIRELAEAAGDPVSTDGTRLLPPLDGRMEVWAAGVTYQRSEEARREESADEDVYARVYRAERPELFFKSAAWRVVTDGEPIAVRADSANTVPEPELGLLLTGAGEVAGYVVVDDVSSRSIEGENPLYLPQAKIYTGSCAVSARVRPVWEVPDPLSLSLRMRILRDGQEVFDGEAGTAQLNRKPADLVEYLWRDNDFPDGAVLSTGTSVVPGLDQGLRPGDVVEIEIGEVGSLHSPVVLGAAEVRRALAAR; from the coding sequence ATGAGCCACCTGGTGCGATTCACCGACGGAACCGGCGACATCCGGGTCGGGCTGCTCACCGATGAGCAGCTGAGGCCGCTCGCGGTGGCGTCGATGAGGGACCTGCTGCGCCACACCGTGGCGGAGATCCGCGAACTCGCCGAGGCCGCCGGGGATCCCGTGTCCACGGACGGGACGCGTCTGCTGCCGCCACTGGACGGCCGCATGGAGGTGTGGGCCGCCGGGGTGACCTACCAGCGGTCCGAGGAGGCCCGCCGCGAGGAGAGCGCCGACGAGGACGTCTACGCGCGGGTGTACCGCGCGGAGCGGCCCGAGTTGTTCTTCAAGTCGGCCGCGTGGCGCGTGGTCACCGACGGCGAGCCGATCGCCGTCCGCGCCGATTCCGCCAACACCGTGCCGGAGCCGGAACTCGGCCTGCTGCTGACCGGTGCCGGGGAGGTCGCCGGGTACGTGGTGGTCGACGACGTCAGCTCCCGCAGCATCGAAGGCGAGAACCCGTTGTACCTCCCGCAGGCCAAGATCTACACCGGTTCGTGCGCGGTGTCGGCGCGGGTGCGACCGGTGTGGGAGGTGCCGGACCCGCTGTCGCTCAGCCTCCGCATGCGCATCCTGCGCGACGGTCAGGAGGTGTTCGACGGCGAAGCCGGCACCGCCCAGCTCAACCGCAAGCCGGCCGACCTGGTCGAATACCTGTGGCGGGACAACGACTTCCCCGACGGCGCCGTCCTTTCGACGGGCACGTCCGTCGTGCCGGGCCTCGATCAGGGGCTGCGGCCGGGAGACGTCGTCGAGATCGAGATCGGCGAGGTCGGATCGCTGCACTCCCCCGTGGTGCTGGGCGCGGCCGAGGTGCGCCGGGCGCTCGCGGCGCGCTGA
- a CDS encoding carbohydrate-binding protein, producing the protein MRKSLVALSAAVFLCVPATAIAAPASPAAAGTAVAGAVDGTTQVAAADRFREIRTGQAGRRTEATSIHDDWGVYTGGSAVTGQDAVQSAYNDLSVSGDTLYAPTMKAPGSCVELVTAYSGGAKQVWAWDWCVGVHVAKSVNIDAAFRTNYVTSVNGHDSYHGKVEQTDAGKNTWTSSLFNYHANRWDVLYTQSGTDQSRDNRSWNIFEVYASGTTTAAYCTALGTRNIESSSYKIKLNGSWQAAGTGNTSVISNSSAANFLCPNLSRTVVHANDQWQVHR; encoded by the coding sequence ATGCGAAAATCCCTCGTCGCACTCTCCGCCGCGGTCTTCCTCTGCGTGCCGGCCACCGCGATCGCGGCGCCGGCCTCGCCGGCGGCGGCGGGCACCGCCGTGGCCGGCGCGGTCGACGGCACCACCCAGGTCGCCGCGGCCGACCGGTTCCGGGAGATCCGCACCGGGCAGGCCGGGCGTCGCACCGAGGCCACCAGCATCCACGACGACTGGGGCGTCTACACCGGTGGCAGCGCGGTCACCGGGCAGGACGCCGTCCAGTCGGCCTACAACGACCTCAGCGTCTCCGGCGACACCCTCTACGCCCCGACGATGAAAGCTCCCGGGTCCTGTGTGGAGCTGGTGACCGCCTACTCCGGCGGGGCCAAGCAGGTCTGGGCCTGGGACTGGTGCGTCGGCGTGCACGTGGCCAAGTCGGTGAACATCGATGCCGCCTTCCGCACCAACTACGTGACCTCGGTCAACGGCCACGACTCCTACCACGGCAAGGTGGAGCAGACCGACGCGGGCAAGAACACCTGGACCTCGTCGCTGTTCAACTACCACGCCAACCGGTGGGACGTGCTCTACACGCAGTCGGGCACCGACCAGTCCCGGGACAACCGCAGCTGGAACATCTTCGAGGTCTACGCCAGCGGCACGACCACCGCGGCCTACTGCACCGCGCTGGGCACGCGGAACATCGAGAGCAGCAGCTACAAGATCAAGCTGAACGGCTCCTGGCAGGCCGCGGGCACCGGCAACACCTCGGTCATCTCCAACTCCTCGGCCGCGAACTTCCTGTGCCCGAACCTGTCGCGCACCGTGGTGCACGCCAACGATCAGTGGCAGGTCCACCGCTGA
- the yjfF gene encoding galactofuranose ABC transporter, permease protein YjfF produces MTTLDRVRGYRPKQRHLPILATMALLVGAYVFGASSYEAFGSGQVVLDLFINNAFLLVVAVGMTFVILTGGIDLSVGSVVALSTVVSGDLMQKHGWPAYAAIAVVLMIGALLGAGMGALVHFFEIQPFIATLIGMFFARGLCYTISTEAYSIDNPTIATLAQAQLPLGGELHISISVVAALVVVAVAAYVLAFTRFGRTVYSVGGNAQSAMLMGLKTGRTKIAVYTISGFCSALGGLLLVLYKSSGDPLNGVGLELTAIAAVVIGGTILTGGSGYVLGTVLGIMVLGIIQTLITFDGTLNSWWTSIITGALLFVFIVLQRLVTRSTR; encoded by the coding sequence ATGACGACCCTGGACCGCGTCCGCGGTTACCGGCCCAAGCAACGGCATCTGCCGATCCTCGCCACGATGGCGCTGCTCGTCGGGGCCTACGTCTTCGGCGCGTCGAGCTACGAGGCGTTCGGCTCCGGGCAGGTCGTGCTCGACCTGTTCATCAACAACGCCTTCCTGCTCGTGGTCGCGGTCGGGATGACGTTCGTGATCCTCACCGGCGGCATCGACCTGTCCGTCGGGTCCGTGGTCGCACTGTCCACAGTGGTCTCCGGCGACCTGATGCAGAAGCACGGCTGGCCCGCGTACGCGGCGATCGCGGTGGTGCTGATGATCGGGGCGCTGCTCGGCGCCGGGATGGGCGCGCTCGTCCACTTCTTCGAGATCCAGCCGTTCATCGCGACGCTGATCGGGATGTTCTTCGCCCGCGGGCTCTGTTACACGATCAGCACCGAGGCGTACTCGATCGACAACCCGACGATCGCCACGCTCGCCCAGGCGCAGCTCCCGCTCGGCGGTGAGCTGCACATCTCGATCAGCGTGGTCGCCGCCCTGGTCGTCGTCGCCGTCGCGGCGTACGTGCTGGCGTTCACCCGGTTCGGGCGCACGGTCTACTCGGTCGGCGGCAACGCGCAGTCCGCGATGCTGATGGGTCTCAAGACCGGCCGCACGAAGATCGCGGTGTACACGATCAGCGGCTTCTGCTCGGCCCTCGGCGGGCTGCTGCTGGTGCTGTACAAGTCTTCCGGCGACCCGCTCAACGGAGTCGGCCTGGAGCTGACGGCGATCGCGGCGGTGGTCATCGGCGGCACCATCCTGACCGGTGGCTCCGGCTACGTGCTGGGCACGGTGCTGGGAATCATGGTGCTGGGCATCATCCAGACGCTGATCACCTTCGACGGCACCCTCAACTCGTGGTGGACCTCGATCATCACCGGGGCCCTCCTGTTCGTCTTCATCGTCCTGCAACGGCTCGTCACCCGCAGCACCCGCTAG
- a CDS encoding ABC transporter permease — translation MTKHRLFWPVVALLALLAGDLIASPAFFSIELRDGHLYGNLVDILKNGAPLILIAIGMTLVIATRGIDLSVGAVVAISGSLACLWIADHPGGVGATLVAVGLALGLSLVLGVWNGWLVAVLGIQPIIATLILMVGGRGIAQLISGGQIITITSAPYEWIGSGFVLTLPSAILVALAVFVLASLLVRRSALGLLVEAVGGNPEASRLAGLRSARLTWLGYVFCALCAGIAGLMISANVHSADANHAGLFIELDAILAVVVGGTQLTGGRFSLGGAVIGALLIQTLTTTVYALGIPPESIMLFKAVVVLAVCLLQSPAFRRKLRRRRTPRSGQPAPAAAPEKVEVTA, via the coding sequence ATGACCAAGCACCGGTTGTTCTGGCCCGTGGTGGCGTTGCTGGCGCTGCTGGCCGGCGACCTCATCGCGAGCCCGGCGTTCTTCTCGATCGAACTGCGCGATGGCCACCTCTACGGGAACCTCGTCGACATCCTGAAGAACGGCGCCCCGCTGATCCTCATCGCGATCGGCATGACGCTCGTCATCGCCACCCGCGGCATCGACCTCTCGGTGGGCGCGGTCGTCGCGATCAGCGGCTCGCTCGCCTGCCTCTGGATCGCCGATCACCCCGGCGGCGTGGGCGCCACGCTCGTCGCCGTCGGACTGGCGCTCGGGCTGTCGCTGGTGCTCGGGGTGTGGAACGGCTGGCTCGTCGCCGTGCTGGGCATCCAGCCGATCATCGCCACGCTCATCCTGATGGTCGGCGGGCGCGGGATCGCGCAGCTGATCTCCGGCGGGCAGATCATCACGATCACCTCGGCGCCGTACGAATGGATCGGCAGCGGGTTCGTGCTGACCCTGCCGAGCGCGATCCTCGTCGCGCTGGCCGTGTTCGTGCTCGCGTCCCTGCTGGTCCGCCGCTCCGCGCTCGGCCTGCTCGTCGAGGCCGTCGGCGGCAACCCCGAGGCCAGCCGGCTGGCCGGCCTCCGCTCGGCCCGGCTGACCTGGCTCGGCTACGTCTTCTGCGCGCTGTGCGCGGGCATCGCCGGGCTGATGATCAGCGCGAACGTGCACAGCGCCGACGCCAACCACGCCGGGCTGTTCATCGAGCTCGACGCGATCCTCGCCGTCGTCGTCGGCGGCACGCAGCTGACCGGTGGCCGGTTCTCCCTGGGTGGCGCGGTGATCGGCGCGCTGCTCATCCAGACGCTCACCACCACCGTCTACGCCCTCGGCATCCCGCCCGAGTCGATCATGTTGTTCAAGGCCGTGGTCGTGCTCGCGGTGTGCCTGCTGCAGTCGCCCGCGTTCCGCCGCAAGCTCCGGCGCCGCCGGACACCCCGGTCCGGACAGCCGGCCCCCGCAGCCGCTCCGGAGAAGGTGGAGGTCACGGCATGA
- a CDS encoding sugar ABC transporter ATP-binding protein, whose product MPAEILVMTGIRKEFPGVVALDDVGFRLFPGEVHALMGENGAGKSTLIKVLTGVHGVDAGSITLAGTAVSFGGPGEAQRAGVSTVYQEVNLCPNLSVAENVCLGREPRRFGRIRWGPMRRRAEELLARLDVRVDVSAELGTCSIAVQQLVAIARALDVEARILVLDEPTSSLDAGEVERLLTVVRSLRDEGLAILFVSHFIDQVFAIADRMTVLRNGKLIGEYRTAEITPVELVTRMIGKELRVLETLEDSGPTRAEVADAPVLLAAEDLGRKRGVEPFTLDIHAGEVVGLAGLLGSGRTELARLLFGADHADSGSVKIDGRVTPLRTPRAGLDHRIAFCSENRKTEGLVEELTVRENIVLALQASRGWARPLTRRRQDEIAREYIATLDIRPADPEAPAGTLSGGNQQKVLLARWLITEPRLLILDEPTRGIDIGAKTEIQRLVTRLSADGMAVVYISAELEEVLRLSHRVVVLRDRKVVAQPENRALTADEIMATMAEGAVS is encoded by the coding sequence ATGCCCGCCGAAATCCTCGTCATGACCGGGATCCGCAAGGAGTTCCCGGGTGTCGTCGCCCTCGACGACGTCGGCTTCCGCTTGTTCCCGGGCGAGGTCCACGCGCTGATGGGGGAGAACGGCGCCGGGAAGTCGACGCTGATCAAGGTGCTCACCGGCGTGCATGGGGTGGACGCGGGCTCGATCACGCTCGCCGGGACCGCCGTCTCCTTCGGCGGCCCCGGCGAGGCCCAGCGGGCCGGCGTCAGCACGGTTTACCAGGAGGTCAACCTCTGCCCGAACCTGTCCGTGGCGGAGAACGTCTGCCTCGGCCGGGAACCCCGCCGCTTCGGCCGCATCCGGTGGGGCCCGATGCGGCGGCGGGCCGAGGAACTGCTGGCGCGGCTGGACGTCCGGGTCGACGTCTCGGCCGAGCTGGGCACCTGCTCGATCGCCGTCCAGCAGCTCGTCGCCATCGCCCGGGCGCTCGACGTCGAAGCGCGGATCCTGGTGCTCGACGAGCCGACGTCCAGCCTGGACGCCGGCGAGGTCGAGCGGCTGCTGACGGTGGTGCGCTCACTGCGCGACGAAGGTTTGGCGATCCTGTTCGTCTCGCACTTCATCGACCAGGTCTTCGCGATCGCCGACCGGATGACCGTGCTGCGCAACGGAAAGCTGATCGGCGAGTACCGCACCGCGGAGATCACCCCGGTCGAGCTGGTCACCAGGATGATCGGCAAGGAGCTGCGGGTCCTCGAAACGCTCGAGGACTCCGGGCCGACCCGGGCCGAGGTGGCGGACGCGCCGGTGCTGCTGGCGGCCGAAGACCTCGGCCGCAAACGCGGGGTCGAGCCGTTCACGCTGGACATCCACGCCGGCGAGGTCGTCGGGCTGGCCGGGCTGCTCGGCTCCGGGCGCACCGAGCTCGCCCGGCTGCTCTTCGGCGCCGACCACGCCGACAGCGGTTCCGTGAAGATCGACGGCCGCGTCACCCCGCTGCGGACGCCGCGAGCCGGGCTCGACCACCGGATCGCGTTCTGCTCGGAGAACCGCAAGACCGAAGGCCTGGTCGAGGAACTGACCGTCCGGGAGAACATCGTCCTCGCGCTCCAGGCCTCGCGCGGCTGGGCGCGGCCGCTGACCCGGCGCCGCCAGGACGAGATCGCCCGCGAGTACATCGCAACGCTCGACATCCGCCCCGCCGACCCCGAGGCGCCGGCCGGCACCCTGTCCGGCGGCAACCAGCAGAAGGTGCTGCTGGCCCGCTGGCTCATCACCGAGCCGCGGCTGCTCATCCTCGACGAGCCGACCCGCGGCATCGACATCGGGGCCAAGACGGAGATTCAGCGGCTGGTCACCCGGCTCTCGGCCGACGGGATGGCCGTCGTGTACATCTCCGCCGAGCTGGAGGAGGTGCTCCGGCTGAGCCACCGCGTCGTGGTGCTGCGCGACCGGAAAGTGGTGGCCCAGCCGGAAAACCGGGCGCTCACCGCCGACGAGATCATGGCCACGATGGCCGAGGGAGCCGTCTCATGA
- a CDS encoding ABC transporter substrate-binding protein, protein MHVLKKRWAAAAVAAAGLVLLTACSGSSGSGGTGTSGGAVTLGFAQVGAESGWRTANTKSIQESAESAGIELKFSDAQQKQENQIAAIRSYIQQKVKVIAFSPVVESGWETVLKEAKTAKIPVILTDRAIDSPDKTLYKTFLGSDFIAEGKKAGEWLTKEFGSATGQVNIVELQGTTGSAPANDRKKGFGDVIAADPKYKIIASQTGEFTRAKGKEVMEAFLKSQPKIDVLYAHNDDMALGAIEAIQAAGKVPGKDIKIVSVDGVKDALQALADGKINHVVECNPLLGPQLMDLVKKVDAGEQVPERIETQETEFDQASAKAALPKRQY, encoded by the coding sequence GTGCACGTGCTGAAGAAGCGATGGGCCGCCGCGGCGGTCGCGGCGGCCGGACTGGTCCTGCTCACCGCCTGCAGTGGTAGCAGCGGCAGCGGCGGCACGGGAACCTCCGGCGGGGCCGTCACACTCGGCTTCGCCCAGGTGGGCGCCGAGAGCGGCTGGCGGACCGCGAACACCAAGTCCATCCAGGAGTCGGCCGAGTCCGCCGGGATCGAGCTCAAGTTCTCCGACGCGCAGCAGAAGCAGGAGAACCAGATCGCCGCGATCCGCTCGTACATCCAGCAGAAGGTCAAGGTCATCGCCTTCTCGCCGGTCGTCGAGTCCGGCTGGGAGACCGTGCTCAAGGAGGCGAAGACGGCGAAGATCCCGGTCATCCTCACCGACCGGGCGATCGACTCGCCGGACAAGACGCTCTACAAGACCTTCCTCGGCTCGGACTTCATCGCCGAGGGCAAGAAAGCGGGGGAGTGGCTGACCAAGGAGTTCGGCAGCGCCACCGGCCAGGTGAACATCGTCGAGCTGCAGGGCACCACCGGCTCGGCTCCGGCCAACGACCGCAAGAAGGGCTTTGGCGACGTCATCGCCGCCGACCCGAAGTACAAGATCATCGCCTCGCAGACCGGGGAGTTCACCCGCGCCAAGGGCAAGGAGGTCATGGAGGCCTTCCTGAAGTCCCAGCCGAAGATCGACGTGCTCTACGCGCACAACGACGACATGGCCCTCGGGGCCATCGAGGCGATCCAGGCGGCGGGCAAGGTGCCCGGCAAGGACATCAAGATCGTCTCGGTCGACGGCGTGAAGGACGCCCTCCAGGCGCTGGCCGACGGCAAGATCAACCACGTCGTCGAATGCAACCCGTTGCTCGGCCCGCAGCTGATGGACCTGGTCAAGAAGGTCGACGCGGGGGAGCAGGTGCCCGAGCGGATCGAGACCCAGGAGACCGAGTTCGACCAGGCGTCGGCCAAGGCCGCGCTGCCGAAGCGCCAGTACTGA
- a CDS encoding transporter substrate-binding domain-containing protein, which translates to MGSGSPTLATATNLAVVQSLHDALPQAIKDAGVIRFAGDSHPPYRTVAPDGSVTGIDADFQAAIGQVLGVRTQTMIVNALPAALQGMLSDRYDAFNGPVKATAEREKQFDTITWMTTRTAYVFPDSAAGIARVEDLCGKRVAVVTASVVEEQLNKLSRFCTQGKRQATQTVGLDDTNATLLATLSGRADAAGMTEAAAIDVTQRQGGTKYVTQTEAQGASKDDLALYVPKSSKLGPVLQEVFEELFRDGTYVGIMSRWGLNQVSVPKPVFNAATPQ; encoded by the coding sequence GTGGGAAGCGGTTCCCCGACCCTGGCGACCGCGACGAACCTCGCGGTGGTGCAGTCCCTGCACGACGCGCTGCCGCAGGCGATCAAGGACGCCGGGGTGATCCGGTTCGCCGGTGACTCCCACCCGCCCTACCGCACGGTCGCGCCGGACGGGTCGGTCACCGGGATCGACGCCGACTTCCAGGCCGCGATCGGGCAGGTGCTGGGCGTCCGGACGCAGACCATGATCGTCAACGCGTTGCCGGCCGCGCTGCAGGGCATGCTGAGCGACCGGTACGACGCGTTCAACGGCCCGGTCAAGGCCACCGCCGAGCGCGAGAAGCAGTTCGACACGATCACCTGGATGACCACCCGCACGGCCTACGTGTTCCCCGATTCGGCGGCGGGGATCGCGCGGGTCGAGGACCTCTGCGGCAAGCGCGTCGCGGTGGTGACCGCCAGCGTCGTGGAGGAGCAGCTGAACAAGCTGTCCCGCTTCTGCACGCAGGGCAAACGTCAGGCCACGCAGACGGTCGGCCTCGACGACACCAACGCCACGCTGCTGGCCACCCTGTCGGGCCGCGCGGACGCCGCGGGCATGACGGAGGCCGCGGCGATCGACGTGACGCAGAGGCAGGGTGGGACCAAGTACGTCACCCAGACCGAAGCGCAAGGGGCGTCGAAGGACGACCTGGCGTTGTACGTCCCCAAGTCCTCGAAGCTGGGCCCGGTGCTGCAGGAGGTGTTCGAGGAGCTGTTCCGCGACGGCACGTACGTCGGGATCATGTCCCGCTGGGGGCTCAACCAGGTCTCGGTCCCGAAGCCGGTCTTCAACGCGGCCACGCCGCAATAA